From one Pontibacillus sp. HMF3514 genomic stretch:
- a CDS encoding Ig-like domain-containing protein, whose amino-acid sequence MKWAKSLILTLVIMTFGFAGNVDAAEGDYEELSWEKKHELLTNIAIEYNIPPEILKAIATVESDMMQFKDGEIRVSDDGGIGMMQITNSDFDFDEEKLKTDTAYNIEAGAKILDAKWKLMDSGNLPEINGANNRHIIEQWYFPIMAYNGVSNRNNPDNEDIDITYQKKVFNIIENKSFVDIAETPDKFGFGLENGDLKFNDLEYKWEEADAYTTQMFEKGDKVFVMNNVDLNVNDLDYGNLRSQLDFSSAVTMRVPYYTELEITGGPYFENSTFDNQFITYKVEGSNISGYMSSSNLHPMDSLQGEINWEEAQNNVAIDKTWEVEMSTQIDPASVNERNVYMVREDGVGIRSDVSLTEDGKHILVEPQYDYMPGQKYTLHIKDLISEQLGNKMKKTTAMNFEVEQAYTDQLEEDQVNFKASLNQKTFSEDDRIRVTATIENNGDEAYIHQGSSTCDDEIFFFIQQDGERAQFVGTGDVAPRDCTTDMVNIELEAGEKRTAYATFDLETEEIGTLDPTTEAAKSGEYTLIARYGDKLIEMPFVVK is encoded by the coding sequence ATGAAATGGGCAAAGAGTCTGATTCTTACCCTGGTGATCATGACTTTTGGTTTTGCTGGAAATGTTGATGCAGCTGAAGGAGATTATGAAGAGCTATCATGGGAGAAAAAGCACGAATTATTAACGAACATTGCCATTGAATACAATATTCCACCTGAGATATTGAAAGCAATTGCAACGGTAGAAAGTGATATGATGCAATTTAAGGATGGGGAAATCAGAGTAAGTGATGATGGTGGTATCGGGATGATGCAAATCACAAATTCAGACTTTGATTTTGATGAGGAGAAGCTGAAAACAGATACAGCCTATAATATTGAGGCTGGAGCTAAGATTTTAGATGCTAAGTGGAAGTTGATGGATTCAGGGAACCTTCCTGAAATTAACGGAGCAAACAACCGTCATATTATTGAACAATGGTATTTTCCGATTATGGCTTACAATGGGGTATCTAACAGAAACAATCCAGATAACGAAGACATTGATATAACTTATCAGAAAAAAGTATTTAATATCATTGAAAATAAGAGTTTTGTAGATATAGCCGAAACGCCTGATAAATTTGGGTTCGGGTTAGAAAACGGTGACTTAAAATTTAACGATCTTGAATACAAGTGGGAAGAGGCAGATGCGTACACAACGCAAATGTTTGAAAAAGGCGATAAAGTCTTTGTCATGAACAATGTCGACCTTAATGTAAATGATCTTGATTATGGAAATTTACGCTCTCAATTAGATTTCTCTAGCGCTGTCACAATGCGTGTTCCTTACTACACAGAATTAGAAATCACTGGTGGCCCTTATTTCGAAAACAGTACATTCGACAATCAATTCATCACTTATAAGGTTGAGGGTAGTAACATCAGTGGTTATATGTCTTCTTCTAACCTCCATCCAATGGACAGTTTACAAGGAGAAATCAATTGGGAGGAAGCCCAAAACAATGTAGCCATTGATAAAACGTGGGAAGTTGAGATGAGTACTCAAATTGATCCTGCATCTGTTAATGAACGTAATGTCTACATGGTTCGAGAAGATGGCGTTGGTATTCGATCTGATGTTTCCTTAACTGAGGACGGTAAACATATTTTAGTTGAACCACAGTATGACTACATGCCGGGCCAGAAATATACGCTACACATTAAAGATTTAATATCTGAACAACTAGGTAATAAAATGAAGAAAACAACTGCAATGAATTTTGAGGTAGAACAAGCTTACACAGATCAACTGGAAGAAGACCAAGTTAACTTTAAAGCTTCTTTAAACCAAAAAACGTTCTCTGAAGATGATCGTATTCGTGTAACAGCAACGATTGAAAACAATGGAGATGAAGCATATATCCACCAAGGTTCTTCCACTTGTGATGATGAAATCTTTTTCTTCATTCAACAAGATGGAGAAAGAGCGCAATTTGTAGGAACAGGAGATGTTGCACCAAGAGATTGTACAACGGATATGGTGAACATTGAGCTAGAAGCAGGAGAAAAACGAACTGCTTATGCAACATTTGATTTGGAAACCGAAGAAATCGGCACACTTGATCCAACGACTGAAGCAGCAAAAAGCGGTGAGTACACGTTAATTGCTCGTTATGGAGATAAATTAATCGAGATGCCGTTTGTCGTTAAATAA
- a CDS encoding SRPBCC family protein: MPAFSDEVTIAKPKDEVFTFAANMDHSTDVMPNVVKIEKLTEGPVGVGTQYRETREIRGKEASSVIEVVEYKPNEKYSVKSSLEGLTTIYHYTFTERDGETKIRFECEINASTLKMKLVKPVFKRIMKKEDGDHLQYMKKAIEQSNA; this comes from the coding sequence ATGCCAGCATTTTCAGATGAAGTCACAATCGCAAAACCTAAAGATGAAGTTTTTACATTCGCTGCAAATATGGATCATTCTACAGATGTAATGCCCAATGTAGTAAAAATAGAGAAACTTACAGAAGGTCCTGTAGGAGTTGGCACTCAATACAGGGAAACACGTGAAATTAGAGGAAAAGAAGCCTCATCTGTCATTGAGGTTGTAGAGTATAAGCCAAATGAAAAGTATTCTGTAAAAAGTTCACTGGAAGGTCTAACAACCATATATCATTACACGTTTACAGAAAGAGACGGAGAAACTAAGATTCGCTTTGAATGTGAGATCAACGCTTCAACATTAAAAATGAAGCTAGTCAAACCGGTATTTAAACGAATTATGAAAAAGGAAGATGGAGATCACCTGCAATATATGAAAAAAGCAATTGAACAATCAAATGCTTAA
- a CDS encoding MFS transporter has protein sequence MEEEVKEGLFRNKPYLYLIASQIVSNLGDWLDMLALMALVAFKWNASPMEMSGVMLCIAVPMILFGPIAGVYADKFDRKKLMILSDIIRAIVVIGFVFATSLWHIYVLLILKGMFGALFVPAKNGKLKEIVSDDHMQQAMGISAMINNGSKIVGPMLSGVLVSSIGVTTAFYIDSFTFILSALLLIGVPKSLYEKDETEQHEGEKETMLQRMNGGLNVLKGLPVLFYGLFILSLAMLAIQIADSQIMILLRLIEGDPVDVAGYAMAASGAGVFIMSAIWSKKQPPSLTFVLALGLSLVGVSIAITPFLIGLPMWVINLAFPTLFFMVGAGLGSIIVPFNVGVQKATPVQYSGRVFGTINSMTMLATIIGMLLGGVLSQLLGVTVTFIISGALLLVVGLSTFGVKKLLESRDPLAESDERIQGEAPSAAN, from the coding sequence ATGGAAGAAGAAGTGAAGGAAGGGTTGTTTAGAAATAAGCCTTATCTATATCTTATAGCGTCACAAATTGTCTCAAACTTAGGGGATTGGTTGGATATGCTAGCTCTAATGGCTTTGGTCGCTTTTAAGTGGAACGCATCCCCTATGGAAATGTCAGGAGTCATGCTTTGTATTGCTGTTCCAATGATTTTATTTGGTCCAATTGCTGGGGTTTATGCTGATAAATTCGATCGTAAAAAACTAATGATATTGTCAGATATTATTCGAGCAATCGTTGTGATTGGGTTCGTGTTTGCTACATCCTTATGGCATATATACGTATTGCTTATTTTGAAAGGGATGTTCGGAGCACTTTTTGTTCCTGCTAAAAATGGGAAGTTAAAAGAGATTGTATCCGATGATCACATGCAGCAGGCGATGGGGATTAGTGCCATGATCAACAATGGTTCAAAAATTGTAGGTCCTATGCTGAGTGGTGTGCTCGTATCATCGATCGGAGTTACAACTGCGTTCTACATTGACTCTTTCACGTTCATTCTTTCAGCTCTCCTCTTAATAGGTGTGCCGAAAAGTCTATATGAAAAGGATGAAACAGAACAGCATGAAGGTGAAAAAGAAACGATGCTCCAACGTATGAATGGTGGATTAAATGTTTTAAAAGGGTTACCTGTTTTGTTTTATGGGTTGTTCATCTTAAGTTTAGCCATGCTTGCCATTCAAATCGCAGATAGTCAAATCATGATTTTGCTTAGGTTAATTGAAGGGGATCCAGTGGATGTAGCAGGTTATGCGATGGCAGCGAGTGGTGCTGGGGTTTTCATTATGTCAGCAATATGGAGTAAGAAACAACCTCCTTCACTTACATTTGTTTTAGCCTTGGGATTGTCTTTGGTTGGTGTATCTATAGCTATTACTCCTTTTCTAATTGGATTACCAATGTGGGTCATTAATCTTGCTTTTCCGACTTTATTTTTTATGGTAGGAGCTGGATTGGGTTCTATCATTGTACCGTTTAATGTTGGTGTTCAAAAAGCCACTCCTGTACAATACAGTGGAAGGGTTTTCGGAACGATTAATAGTATGACAATGCTTGCAACCATTATAGGAATGCTACTGGGTGGCGTCTTGTCTCAACTTTTAGGGGTTACGGTCACATTTATCATATCAGGAGCATTATTATTGGTTGTGGGATTATCTACATTTGGAGTTAAGAAGCTTTTAGAAAGTAGGGATCCACTTGCCGAAAGTGACGAACGAATACAAGGTGAAGCGCCGTCAGCAGCTAATTGA
- a CDS encoding TetR family transcriptional regulator, whose translation MTNEYKVKRRQQLIDTAKKVFEEKGYAATTMSDIVAASDMSRGGVYQYFSSTEQVFRAINDQNDQNIKDYFERLLNEHKTAWDALETYLDERVEAMKNPNLGFAAVAFEYFVMSSRETDRSPYIQERLKRNKAAFTEFLQAGVDRGEFKPMTDLESIVMFTINLTDGMVLYKLVLGFDTGKIVEQNDNLKIYLKQVLQIQG comes from the coding sequence GTGACGAACGAATACAAGGTGAAGCGCCGTCAGCAGCTAATTGATACAGCGAAGAAAGTGTTTGAAGAAAAAGGATATGCAGCGACAACAATGTCTGATATTGTAGCTGCTTCCGATATGAGTAGGGGTGGTGTTTATCAATATTTTTCTTCTACTGAACAGGTGTTTCGTGCGATTAACGATCAGAACGACCAGAATATTAAAGATTATTTTGAGAGACTTCTCAACGAACATAAAACAGCGTGGGATGCACTAGAGACTTATTTGGATGAGCGTGTTGAAGCAATGAAGAATCCGAATCTAGGTTTTGCTGCAGTGGCATTTGAATATTTTGTTATGAGCTCGCGTGAGACAGATCGATCTCCGTATATCCAAGAAAGATTGAAGCGAAATAAGGCAGCTTTTACAGAATTCCTCCAAGCTGGTGTGGATCGTGGAGAATTTAAGCCTATGACAGATCTAGAGTCGATCGTGATGTTTACGATTAACCTAACTGATGGCATGGTACTTTATAAGCTGGTGTTAGGCTTTGATACAGGAAAGATTGTTGAGCAAAATGACAATTTAAAAATTTATTTGAAGCAAGTATTACAAATACAAGGGTAA
- a CDS encoding VanZ family protein: MKRWILLLPVLLFFVGVGIIEQYNWQQWFDLIINLSIVTLLFFWLLRKENNEEKWESILEGVFFCYLIFVHVMVTWLYIDQYFTHIHFNISLHQINLIPFKTLGNVYAITELPGVYWKQFIGNLLLLTPLGYFVLRLRIVKSAWKAFLFVFLFTVGIECLQLSSRFLFQAVDLQI; this comes from the coding sequence ATGAAGCGATGGATCCTGCTTTTACCGGTTCTTTTATTCTTTGTAGGAGTCGGTATTATAGAACAATATAATTGGCAACAGTGGTTTGATTTAATCATTAATTTATCCATTGTGACTCTATTATTCTTTTGGCTACTTAGGAAAGAAAACAATGAAGAAAAATGGGAGAGCATTCTAGAGGGTGTGTTTTTCTGTTATTTGATATTTGTACATGTCATGGTCACATGGTTATATATTGATCAATATTTTACGCATATTCATTTCAACATATCACTACATCAAATAAACTTAATCCCTTTTAAGACTTTAGGGAATGTTTATGCTATTACTGAGCTTCCAGGTGTGTACTGGAAGCAGTTTATAGGGAATCTGCTTCTGTTAACACCTCTCGGTTATTTTGTTTTGCGTTTACGTATTGTAAAAAGTGCATGGAAGGCTTTTCTATTCGTGTTTTTGTTTACAGTGGGTATTGAATGCTTACAATTATCAAGTCGATTTTTATTTCAGGCGGTAGATCTACAGATATAG
- a CDS encoding VanZ family protein, which translates to MLTIIKSIFISGGRSTDIDDVLLNTLGGLLGIAAYFITQKISSFKKEKQQSVQTRGS; encoded by the coding sequence ATGCTTACAATTATCAAGTCGATTTTTATTTCAGGCGGTAGATCTACAGATATAGATGATGTTCTATTAAATACTTTAGGCGGTTTGTTAGGGATAGCTGCATATTTTATCACTCAAAAAATAAGTTCTTTCAAAAAAGAAAAACAACAGTCCGTTCAGACTAGGGGGAGTTAG
- a CDS encoding YitT family protein, translating to MLRKLLSFFIINLGVFCVAVNVHFFLSPNNLATGGVSGLSIVLHDLFPGLSLGLFMLIANIVFFLLGFIFIGFNFGAKTIYTSFAVSFMVWGLEKFAPMSSPLSDDILIQLIIGQAIAAAGIAMVFHQGASTGGTDILAMILNKYFSIEMGKGVLFSDIAIATSSIFVFGPQTGLYAFFGVILNGIVIDYTLQQFNDNKEIVIISRESDLVREFIVSELGKGATIHSAKGAFTQDSKEVITTILKRKDYSRLRKYISEIDQTAFITVHATNEILGQNFKRLA from the coding sequence ATGTTAAGAAAGCTACTATCTTTTTTCATTATTAATCTAGGGGTTTTTTGTGTGGCTGTAAACGTCCACTTCTTCCTATCCCCAAACAATCTAGCAACGGGTGGAGTTAGTGGTCTTTCCATCGTTCTCCACGATCTATTTCCAGGTCTGTCCCTGGGTTTATTTATGTTAATCGCAAATATTGTATTCTTTTTACTTGGCTTCATTTTTATCGGTTTTAACTTTGGTGCCAAGACGATCTATACAAGTTTTGCTGTTTCATTTATGGTTTGGGGATTAGAAAAGTTTGCTCCGATGAGCTCTCCATTAAGTGATGATATTTTAATTCAATTAATTATTGGACAGGCGATTGCTGCCGCTGGTATAGCTATGGTTTTCCACCAAGGAGCATCAACAGGTGGAACAGACATCCTGGCTATGATTTTGAATAAATACTTTTCTATCGAAATGGGGAAAGGCGTATTATTTTCTGATATCGCCATCGCAACGTCATCCATTTTTGTGTTCGGTCCACAAACTGGATTGTATGCATTCTTCGGGGTTATCTTGAATGGTATTGTGATTGACTACACATTACAACAGTTCAATGATAATAAAGAAATCGTCATTATTAGCCGTGAAAGCGACCTTGTACGTGAATTTATCGTAAGTGAACTGGGGAAAGGTGCTACCATTCATTCTGCCAAAGGTGCATTTACACAAGATTCAAAAGAAGTGATTACGACAATCTTGAAGCGTAAAGACTATTCACGTTTACGAAAATACATTTCAGAGATTGATCAAACAGCCTTTATAACGGTGCATGCTACAAATGAAATTTTAGGACAAAACTTTAAACGTTTGGCTTAG
- a CDS encoding GntR family transcriptional regulator: MSEKKSMIERVYQSLKEAILLRKVAPGTQLIEKTISEQLNVSRTPIRHALTRLEHEGLVNVVPNRGAFVVQPTTEEIQQAFVMRRELESMAARLAISSITEQDLENMKDLIQQERDTYLSHDILNYTSVNKAFHMYLANKSGNVFLMEYMERILDQINVYLMLYDVFYDSNMKDSTRFVEHEYIVDALANQDMDRLIHLIDRHMEFSLEYMKLEKTTYQSLESVLEV, encoded by the coding sequence ATGAGTGAAAAGAAATCGATGATTGAGCGAGTCTATCAGTCTCTGAAGGAAGCAATTTTGTTACGAAAAGTTGCTCCTGGGACACAGTTGATAGAAAAGACCATTTCTGAGCAGCTTAACGTATCGCGGACACCGATACGTCATGCGCTGACTCGTCTTGAGCATGAAGGACTTGTGAATGTTGTACCAAACAGAGGAGCTTTTGTCGTTCAACCAACGACGGAAGAGATTCAGCAAGCTTTTGTTATGCGTAGAGAACTTGAATCTATGGCTGCTCGATTAGCGATATCATCCATTACAGAGCAAGATCTTGAGAACATGAAAGATTTGATTCAACAAGAACGCGATACGTATTTAAGTCATGACATCTTGAATTATACTAGCGTCAACAAAGCCTTTCATATGTATCTGGCAAATAAAAGCGGCAACGTATTCTTGATGGAATATATGGAACGCATTCTCGATCAGATTAATGTTTATTTGATGTTGTATGATGTGTTTTATGATTCAAACATGAAAGATAGCACCCGCTTTGTTGAGCACGAATATATTGTGGATGCCTTGGCTAATCAGGATATGGATCGCTTAATTCATCTGATTGATCGCCACATGGAATTTAGCTTAGAGTATATGAAATTAGAAAAGACAACTTATCAATCATTAGAAAGTGTATTAGAAGTCTGA
- a CDS encoding YitT family protein yields MMYRVTVYLLGMVTNFFGVALIINAMLGAGFWTSFFVGLSDKFGYTVGFWYGVFQFLFIFVNGWLVKQAPEIRAVIPVLLESLILDFWLEIVFANISLANAPFLLQLFTLLSGVLIVGLGVSVYILPQFPRAPVDQLFLAVSHRFNLSLRMGQTVVAAIVASVAFLIGGPVGIGTLAGILFLGPAIQYCYTRVYPMYYQFHPQYQDETEII; encoded by the coding sequence ATGATGTATAGAGTTACGGTTTACCTTCTTGGTATGGTAACGAACTTTTTTGGAGTAGCTCTGATCATTAATGCTATGCTCGGTGCTGGCTTTTGGACATCTTTTTTTGTAGGGCTCTCTGATAAATTCGGCTATACGGTTGGTTTTTGGTATGGAGTATTTCAATTTCTGTTTATTTTCGTAAATGGGTGGCTAGTCAAGCAGGCTCCTGAAATAAGAGCCGTCATTCCAGTGCTACTGGAGAGTCTCATTTTAGACTTTTGGCTAGAAATTGTATTTGCCAATATAAGCTTAGCGAATGCGCCATTCCTATTACAATTATTCACATTGCTTTCTGGCGTATTGATTGTTGGTTTGGGCGTATCGGTTTATATTTTACCTCAATTCCCACGTGCGCCTGTCGATCAACTGTTCTTAGCTGTTAGTCATCGTTTTAACCTAAGTCTAAGAATGGGCCAAACGGTTGTAGCGGCTATTGTTGCATCCGTAGCATTTTTGATCGGTGGACCTGTAGGAATTGGTACGCTTGCAGGGATTTTATTCCTCGGGCCAGCAATTCAGTATTGTTACACTCGAGTTTATCCAATGTATTATCAATTTCATCCGCAGTATCAAGATGAAACAGAGATCATATAA
- the mbcS gene encoding acyl-CoA synthetase MbcS, whose product MKREDLIAPQHYNLVSEVERYANDPNHMALYWEDDAGNSREITYRKLLKRANKIGNAFLSQGLEKGDKVLVMVPRVIEAYEVYLGALKAGLVVIPSSEMLRTKDLQYRINHGEVKAVVSYYPFVEQFSGIEHLDQMKKFVVGHDKRDWLNLDYLMDQEDAEMELASTTREDMAFLSYTSGTTGNPKGVVHTHGWGYAHLRTAAKNWLAIEEGDTVWATAGPGWQKWIWSPFLSVLGSGATGFIYNGKFDAKKYLTLLQNHQVNVLCCTPTEYRLMAKEDDLDKYDLSQLHSAVSAGEPLNREVIDTFKKYFDVTVRDGYGQTENTLLVGVMKGMEVKPGSMGKPTPGNRVEIIDEEGTPVGEGEVGDIAVHLDTPALFKHYYKDPERTNMSYRGDYYVTGDQASKDKDGYFWFEGRSDDIIISSGYTIGPFEVEDALVKHPSVQECAVVASPDEVRGSVVKAFIVLKPGVDADNPEIKQELQDHVKDLTAPYKYPRKIEFLEELPKTTSGKIRRVELRKREKEYGNV is encoded by the coding sequence ATGAAACGAGAAGACTTAATTGCTCCGCAGCATTACAATCTAGTAAGTGAAGTAGAACGCTATGCAAATGATCCGAATCACATGGCGCTTTATTGGGAGGATGATGCAGGGAACTCTCGAGAGATTACATATCGAAAGCTTCTGAAACGCGCAAATAAAATTGGTAACGCTTTCTTATCACAAGGGCTAGAGAAGGGCGACAAGGTTTTAGTGATGGTGCCACGCGTTATTGAGGCATATGAAGTGTACCTTGGGGCTTTGAAAGCTGGACTAGTCGTGATTCCAAGCTCTGAAATGCTACGAACAAAAGATTTACAATATCGTATCAACCACGGTGAAGTAAAAGCCGTTGTGAGCTATTATCCATTTGTTGAACAGTTTAGTGGGATTGAACACTTGGATCAAATGAAAAAATTCGTAGTTGGTCATGATAAGCGAGACTGGTTAAATCTTGATTATTTAATGGATCAAGAAGATGCAGAGATGGAATTAGCCTCAACAACACGTGAGGATATGGCGTTTCTTTCTTATACATCTGGGACAACAGGGAATCCAAAAGGTGTTGTCCATACGCATGGCTGGGGCTATGCTCATTTGCGTACAGCTGCGAAAAACTGGCTTGCTATTGAAGAGGGAGATACCGTGTGGGCAACAGCGGGACCTGGTTGGCAAAAATGGATATGGAGTCCATTCTTATCTGTACTTGGGTCTGGAGCTACAGGGTTTATCTATAACGGAAAGTTTGATGCAAAAAAATATTTAACCTTACTACAGAATCATCAAGTCAATGTATTATGCTGTACACCAACGGAGTATCGTCTTATGGCTAAAGAAGATGATTTAGACAAATATGACCTTTCACAGCTTCATAGTGCTGTTTCTGCAGGAGAACCATTAAATCGTGAAGTGATCGATACGTTCAAAAAATACTTTGATGTAACGGTTCGAGATGGGTATGGTCAGACAGAGAATACACTGTTAGTTGGTGTTATGAAAGGCATGGAAGTTAAACCAGGCTCTATGGGTAAACCAACACCAGGTAATCGAGTAGAGATCATTGATGAAGAAGGTACGCCTGTAGGTGAAGGAGAAGTTGGAGACATCGCGGTGCATTTGGATACTCCGGCTTTATTTAAACATTATTATAAAGATCCAGAACGTACAAACATGTCTTATCGCGGCGATTACTATGTAACGGGTGATCAGGCAAGTAAAGATAAAGACGGGTATTTCTGGTTTGAGGGCAGAAGTGATGACATCATTATTAGTTCTGGCTATACAATTGGTCCTTTTGAAGTAGAAGATGCATTAGTAAAACATCCTTCTGTTCAAGAATGTGCTGTCGTAGCTAGTCCTGATGAGGTTCGTGGAAGTGTGGTTAAGGCCTTCATCGTTTTAAAACCAGGTGTTGATGCAGATAACCCAGAAATTAAACAAGAATTACAAGATCACGTTAAAGATTTAACGGCTCCTTATAAATACCCTAGAAAGATTGAGTTTCTTGAAGAATTACCAAAGACGACATCAGGGAAAATTCGAAGAGTTGAATTGCGTAAAAGAGAAAAAGAATATGGTAATGTATAA
- a CDS encoding GNAT family N-acetyltransferase produces MFVHRLDDETYLKLVDYNDAEELFQLVDRNRDYLRAWMPWIDMTQKVEDTKYFIESVMKKYANNDGFDAAIYHKGEVAGTIGLHQLNQSHKFTSIGYWIGEEFQGKGIVTRAVHALLEYVFDTLQFHRVEIRCATENVKSQAIPERLGFTKEGVIRDCEWLYDHYVSHVVYGMLKHEWDKKMQ; encoded by the coding sequence ATGTTTGTACATAGGTTAGATGATGAAACCTACTTAAAATTGGTCGATTATAATGATGCTGAAGAATTATTTCAGTTAGTTGATCGAAATCGTGACTACCTACGTGCTTGGATGCCTTGGATTGATATGACACAAAAGGTAGAAGATACGAAATATTTTATTGAGAGCGTCATGAAGAAGTACGCAAATAATGATGGATTCGATGCTGCGATATACCATAAAGGAGAGGTTGCTGGAACAATTGGGTTGCACCAATTAAACCAATCTCATAAATTCACTAGTATTGGCTATTGGATCGGAGAAGAGTTTCAAGGAAAAGGAATTGTTACACGTGCCGTTCATGCCCTCTTAGAATACGTGTTTGACACTTTACAATTTCACCGCGTCGAGATTAGATGTGCGACTGAAAATGTAAAAAGCCAAGCAATCCCTGAACGATTAGGTTTTACAAAAGAAGGAGTCATACGTGATTGCGAATGGCTTTATGACCATTATGTAAGTCATGTTGTGTATGGAATGTTGAAGCATGAGTGGGATAAAAAGATGCAGTAA
- a CDS encoding class I SAM-dependent methyltransferase, which translates to MKDLQKAWRARNWMKNNEAFLQTWHAYVGNELGLFKSFEKPKTVEEVSHELGVKEDLLQRWVDVGSSINHLRKRTGGRYRTSRKNCGEFLEEGQNGIGALLKELMELHIPTLLSYPLYMKSEERARFNHEEFGGVVAETSTLLEQFSIRRMKKMVREKNVTRIIDLGCGHGGYLRKLAEAFPHIQMVGVDVNKRVIQRAKEESAEYDNIQFIVGDASSWKPEGEKAELILLHNIFHYLEHSERLDLLNHLSTWLAGEGIISVITPIDEAEEGQAFSSAFNSFFTAHSNLHALPSELDIHDMATSAGLSLTAWDPIVKEGGWYAFWLSPEVEYTIENREA; encoded by the coding sequence ATGAAAGATTTACAAAAAGCATGGCGTGCAAGGAATTGGATGAAAAATAATGAAGCTTTCCTTCAAACTTGGCATGCATATGTAGGAAATGAATTAGGGTTATTTAAGAGCTTTGAAAAACCTAAAACGGTTGAGGAAGTATCTCATGAACTAGGCGTAAAAGAAGATCTGCTTCAACGTTGGGTTGATGTAGGTTCGTCGATTAACCACTTACGTAAACGAACGGGTGGAAGGTATCGAACATCAAGAAAAAATTGTGGAGAATTTTTAGAAGAAGGACAAAATGGAATTGGAGCTCTTTTGAAAGAGTTGATGGAGCTTCATATTCCAACTCTATTATCCTATCCTCTATATATGAAATCGGAAGAACGTGCACGGTTTAATCACGAAGAATTTGGAGGAGTCGTTGCTGAAACCTCGACACTATTAGAACAATTTTCGATTCGTCGAATGAAAAAGATGGTAAGAGAGAAAAATGTAACGAGAATTATAGACTTAGGGTGTGGTCACGGAGGTTATCTTCGTAAGCTTGCTGAAGCATTTCCGCATATTCAAATGGTTGGGGTTGATGTAAATAAACGTGTGATTCAACGTGCTAAAGAAGAATCGGCGGAGTATGATAATATCCAATTTATTGTTGGGGATGCGTCCTCTTGGAAACCTGAAGGTGAAAAGGCAGAGTTAATTCTACTCCATAATATCTTTCATTATCTAGAACACTCAGAACGTCTAGATCTATTAAACCATTTATCTACTTGGTTAGCGGGGGAAGGGATTATATCAGTCATTACACCAATTGATGAAGCGGAAGAAGGTCAGGCTTTTTCTTCAGCATTTAATAGCTTCTTTACAGCTCACTCTAATCTTCATGCACTCCCAAGTGAATTGGATATACATGATATGGCGACATCTGCTGGTCTGTCATTAACTGCATGGGATCCTATAGTTAAAGAAGGTGGCTGGTATGCTTTCTGGCTATCCCCGGAGGTCGAATATACTATTGAAAATAGAGAAGCCTAA
- a CDS encoding cupin domain-containing protein, which translates to MKEPEYLAYVFRDDGEIPNNEILPLVLYPGILNDFIDRMNKVFLRKGWDGIWIGTVFDYHHYHSTAHEVLGVVSGHATIQFGGKHGREIEVSPGDVVMIPAGVGHKNNGSTQDFRVVGGYPEGQDRDLCTGDPSERPEVLHNIRAVPLPTTDPVFGEEGKLLDLWAIK; encoded by the coding sequence ATGAAAGAACCAGAATACTTAGCATATGTATTCCGTGATGATGGTGAAATTCCTAATAATGAGATACTTCCTTTAGTCCTATATCCCGGTATATTAAATGATTTTATAGATCGAATGAATAAAGTTTTTCTGCGTAAAGGATGGGACGGAATTTGGATAGGGACTGTTTTTGATTATCATCATTACCATAGCACAGCTCATGAGGTGTTAGGTGTTGTAAGCGGACATGCTACGATTCAATTTGGTGGAAAACATGGACGCGAGATCGAAGTGAGCCCAGGTGATGTGGTTATGATTCCAGCGGGCGTTGGACACAAAAACAATGGATCTACTCAGGACTTTCGAGTTGTGGGGGGCTATCCAGAAGGCCAAGATAGAGATTTATGCACTGGGGACCCATCTGAACGACCAGAAGTGTTACACAATATTCGAGCAGTGCCACTTCCCACTACTGACCCTGTATTTGGTGAAGAAGGAAAGTTACTTGATTTATGGGCCATTAAATAA